Proteins encoded together in one Prosthecobacter debontii window:
- a CDS encoding TonB-dependent receptor — translation MLSAQEANGALRGSVQDADFYVPIPAVSIQLEGTGYTTQTDDSGNFFINDLKPGQYTVLASAGGYIRERRADVVVSSGSVAEVSLGLTAEIVELDEFVVSSEELVDTNSTAAALTLRSEMKSFTDVLGAKFIAQTGASDASKLLAKTTGVNVADGKFVVVRGLNDRYNVVNLNSLRVPSSDPDRRAVALDLFPSAVIEDIRTSKTFVPDLNGESTGGTINIITKAVPDEDFVKFKAGTGYNTQSTGNDKFLSYKGGGTGMFGTADSRKLPDFIKGSSLPAMDGASRPDSPDRMFRQRVNNSLSPVMGTQEVSAPVDFTLEASMGHRGEFMGAPAGVTVALDYSKKYVYSDDDLVGRYQFDPSTGEVQVLKRLSTIRSGQETMRAGLLVAAGIEPDEDDEIVFTYFFNRIAEDRATLQEGLLDINQFAATDRDYRESLAYTERELKVWQLAGKHKSDINGKNLDVNWAVAYNQSSQLEPDHRFVRGILDLSNPVPNANGVVGIYRPVPGNPTVPEFQRLWRELHDENYSARLDVASDMFEGVDGEKVRVKFGGLLDYSDREYRADSFVYNRGAQNNEFPSLAKPGFPGATWGDVFLIGNQPVGVDLDGIPNNAPFNSVNQFNYLYRANGVEFYNASQMIAAGYAALEFDLGPSLNITLGGRVESTDIKIQSSPIYQYPDEFLRFALLSDIDRLGPDDTMRQLVNAAFNGDVAAQNDPRILARSRASIQEQHFLPAMSVNWDMTETMRVRSAISRTVARPSFKEMAPVVFLNVESGDLFVGNVDLEMSTIMNYDVRWEWFPSAGSLIGVSFFAKQIDKPIELSQESGTSGDVVRYVNTEKGSVYGLELEFQRDLSFITDELKHFAIGANYSYIQSQATRPEFVTTGTDSNGNPLTVPSLFGRSRRLQGQPDYIFNFNLTYDNPEFPLSYGAFLNVTGPQLYAVGGRPEDPDVFQEPFTTLDLGVTYRMTKNSRVSLRAQNVLNAELTRYYNNQGKPTYSTRKTGIGFSLSMTVDW, via the coding sequence GTGCTCTCGGCGCAAGAAGCGAACGGTGCTTTGCGTGGAAGCGTGCAGGATGCGGATTTTTACGTCCCGATTCCGGCGGTCAGCATTCAGTTGGAAGGCACGGGCTACACAACCCAGACCGATGATAGTGGGAACTTTTTCATCAATGACCTGAAGCCTGGACAATACACCGTGCTCGCTTCCGCTGGCGGGTATATTCGCGAGCGGCGGGCTGATGTCGTGGTTTCCTCTGGCAGTGTGGCTGAAGTGTCTCTAGGTTTGACGGCCGAGATTGTTGAGCTGGATGAATTTGTCGTCTCCTCCGAGGAGTTGGTGGACACGAACTCCACGGCGGCGGCATTGACGCTGCGCTCGGAAATGAAGAGTTTCACGGACGTGTTGGGTGCCAAATTCATTGCGCAGACGGGTGCCAGCGACGCCTCAAAGCTGTTGGCAAAAACGACTGGCGTCAATGTGGCGGATGGTAAGTTCGTCGTCGTGCGTGGTCTTAATGACCGTTACAATGTCGTGAACCTCAACTCTCTCCGCGTGCCGAGTTCTGACCCGGACCGCCGCGCTGTAGCCCTGGACTTGTTTCCAAGCGCCGTCATTGAGGATATCCGCACCAGCAAGACTTTCGTTCCTGATCTCAATGGTGAATCGACGGGCGGAACCATCAACATCATTACGAAAGCGGTGCCGGATGAGGATTTCGTCAAATTCAAAGCAGGCACAGGCTACAACACCCAATCCACTGGCAACGATAAATTCCTCTCCTACAAAGGCGGCGGGACGGGTATGTTTGGCACGGCGGATTCACGCAAACTACCTGACTTTATCAAAGGTTCATCTTTGCCTGCCATGGACGGTGCCAGCCGCCCAGATAGCCCAGACCGAATGTTCCGCCAGCGCGTCAATAATAGCTTAAGCCCTGTCATGGGCACTCAAGAGGTGTCTGCACCGGTGGACTTCACCCTAGAGGCCAGCATGGGCCATCGCGGGGAGTTTATGGGCGCTCCCGCGGGCGTGACAGTCGCTTTGGATTACTCGAAGAAGTATGTTTATAGTGATGACGATCTCGTGGGACGTTATCAATTTGATCCCTCCACAGGTGAGGTGCAGGTGCTGAAACGTCTTTCCACCATCCGTTCGGGGCAGGAGACGATGCGTGCAGGTTTGCTCGTGGCTGCGGGTATCGAGCCTGATGAGGATGACGAAATCGTCTTTACCTATTTCTTCAACCGCATCGCGGAAGATCGTGCGACGCTTCAGGAAGGCTTACTCGACATCAACCAGTTTGCGGCGACGGATCGCGACTATCGTGAATCTCTCGCTTACACAGAGCGTGAGCTGAAAGTGTGGCAATTAGCGGGTAAGCATAAGTCCGACATTAATGGCAAGAATCTGGACGTGAACTGGGCGGTCGCTTATAACCAGTCGTCTCAGTTAGAGCCCGATCACCGCTTCGTGCGCGGTATTCTGGACCTTTCAAATCCAGTGCCGAATGCCAATGGCGTGGTGGGAATCTACCGCCCTGTTCCTGGGAACCCGACGGTGCCTGAGTTCCAGCGCCTCTGGCGTGAGTTACACGATGAAAACTATTCAGCCCGCCTGGACGTTGCTTCGGACATGTTTGAAGGTGTGGACGGCGAAAAAGTCCGGGTCAAATTCGGTGGATTGCTGGATTACTCCGATCGTGAATATCGGGCGGACTCGTTCGTGTATAACCGCGGTGCGCAGAACAATGAGTTTCCTTCGCTGGCGAAACCCGGTTTTCCTGGGGCGACTTGGGGAGATGTGTTTTTGATAGGTAACCAGCCAGTGGGTGTCGATCTGGATGGCATCCCAAATAACGCACCCTTCAATAGCGTTAACCAATTCAATTACCTTTATCGGGCGAATGGAGTGGAGTTTTACAACGCCTCCCAAATGATCGCGGCAGGTTATGCAGCTTTGGAATTCGATCTCGGCCCGAGTCTAAACATTACGTTAGGGGGGCGCGTGGAATCGACGGATATCAAAATTCAATCTTCCCCCATTTATCAGTATCCAGACGAGTTTCTTCGCTTTGCTCTCTTGAGTGATATTGACCGCCTGGGTCCCGATGACACCATGCGCCAATTGGTGAATGCGGCTTTCAACGGTGATGTTGCTGCTCAAAATGACCCCCGTATTCTTGCGCGGAGTCGGGCGTCCATCCAGGAACAGCATTTCCTACCGGCGATGTCGGTGAATTGGGACATGACGGAGACTATGCGCGTGCGCTCAGCCATATCACGCACCGTCGCTCGGCCTTCGTTCAAGGAAATGGCTCCCGTGGTGTTCTTGAATGTGGAGTCAGGAGACTTGTTCGTGGGAAATGTGGATTTAGAAATGTCCACCATCATGAACTACGATGTGCGTTGGGAGTGGTTCCCCTCAGCAGGCAGTTTGATCGGCGTGAGTTTCTTTGCCAAGCAGATCGACAAACCCATCGAACTCTCACAGGAGAGCGGCACTTCGGGAGACGTTGTTCGCTACGTGAATACCGAGAAAGGATCGGTGTATGGCCTAGAACTCGAGTTCCAGCGTGATCTCAGCTTCATTACGGATGAACTGAAGCACTTCGCCATCGGAGCCAACTATTCCTACATTCAATCGCAGGCGACGAGACCTGAGTTTGTGACGACAGGGACGGATTCCAACGGCAATCCGCTGACAGTGCCCAGTCTTTTCGGCCGTAGCCGCCGTCTTCAGGGGCAGCCCGATTACATTTTCAACTTTAACCTCACGTATGACAATCCCGAGTTCCCCTTGTCGTATGGAGCCTTCCTGAACGTCACCGGACCTCAGCTTTACGCTGTAGGGGGGCGGCCGGAAGATCCTGATGTCTTTCAGGAGCCATTCACCACTTTAGACCTCGGCGTCACTTATCGCATGACCAAAAACAGTAGGGTCAGCCTACGTGCGCAGAACGTCTTGAATGCCGAGTTGACACGCTATTATAACAACCAAGGAAAGCCCACCTATTCGACGCGCAAGACCGGGATTGGCTTCTCTTTGAGCATGACGGTGGACTGGTGA
- a CDS encoding PPC domain-containing protein, whose product MNLRSLATLLSMSLLGAASVHAAYPEFNTLKPNGAQRGSEVKLTLTGNRLNDFESLIFFSPGFTQKSVEKVENNKVEVTVAVAPNVELGNHLFRVRTRSGVSHGRQFFVGPYPNVEDKEPNSQIDTAQTIEMNQTIEGLITSEDVDYYKVTVKKGQRISLEVDGLRLGYTVFDPYVAILDKDRFEKAFSDDTILHRQDGYCSYVADYDGDYYIMVRDSSYRGGNTSFYRLHVGSFRRSDVVYPAGGALGSTTKVRFIDAAGSFEEDVKLPDVEDPNFALFSKGAEAAPSGNPFRLVPYGNSLEVEPNNDFKSATVVTTGEPVALNGIIETPGDVDVFKIALKKDQQVVLQAYAQSLGSPLDSVIIIYNEKGGNVGSNDDGGGRRRLDSKQVFKVPADGNYFVRVSDHLERGGPNYVYRIEMVASQPELTFASPHYSVNDSHYRQFIAIPRGGRMALLENFSRSNVGGDFKFEAPGMPQGVKLLTDVAPKDQPGMPLVFEAAPDAPLGHATVPVKLTALDPNVKVVGQMRQEFDVVRQGNVVYLTEFQDKLPVAVVEEAPYSLEIEKPKVPLVNVGLLNLRVVAKRKEGFKAPIRVLMVWKPNGISTLGEQTIPEGQNECTFVLDASGNVPAGTWNFVVMGEADAGNGRIYNASPFCEVTTTPAYVNAPAIPLVAVEQGQETIMVAKMENLKPFEGEAVASIVGVPETIPIETAKITKDTKEVAFKVKTTDKSPVGKQANLFVRVEIPVEGGTTTHRVALGSTLRIDAPRKVVAKPAVVAENKPKEAPKAAAAPPKPLSRLEQLRMEAAGGK is encoded by the coding sequence ATGAACCTCCGCTCTCTCGCCACCCTGCTTTCGATGTCGCTTCTCGGAGCCGCCTCGGTGCATGCCGCCTACCCGGAATTTAACACCCTGAAGCCGAATGGAGCTCAGCGTGGCTCGGAGGTGAAACTGACCCTCACCGGCAATCGGCTCAATGATTTCGAAAGTCTCATCTTCTTCTCCCCAGGCTTCACGCAGAAGAGCGTGGAAAAAGTGGAGAATAACAAAGTGGAAGTGACTGTCGCGGTCGCGCCCAATGTGGAACTGGGGAATCACCTCTTCCGCGTGCGCACCCGCAGTGGTGTCTCTCATGGCCGTCAGTTCTTTGTCGGGCCGTATCCGAATGTGGAGGATAAAGAGCCCAACTCTCAGATCGACACGGCTCAGACCATCGAGATGAACCAGACCATCGAAGGACTGATTACCAGTGAAGATGTGGACTACTACAAGGTCACGGTGAAAAAGGGGCAGCGCATCAGCCTGGAGGTGGATGGCCTGCGTCTGGGTTACACCGTTTTTGATCCCTACGTCGCCATCTTGGACAAGGACCGCTTTGAAAAGGCCTTCTCGGATGACACCATCCTGCACCGTCAGGACGGCTATTGCTCCTATGTGGCTGACTATGATGGTGACTATTACATCATGGTGCGGGATTCCTCGTATCGTGGTGGTAACACCAGCTTCTACCGCCTGCACGTGGGCAGCTTCCGCCGCTCAGATGTCGTTTATCCAGCCGGGGGGGCGCTGGGCAGCACGACCAAGGTGCGCTTCATCGATGCCGCAGGTTCCTTTGAAGAGGATGTGAAGCTGCCTGATGTTGAAGATCCTAACTTTGCCTTGTTTTCCAAAGGTGCCGAGGCCGCTCCCTCCGGTAATCCCTTCCGCCTCGTGCCGTATGGCAACTCCTTGGAAGTGGAGCCTAACAATGATTTCAAATCCGCCACCGTGGTGACCACCGGTGAGCCGGTAGCGCTCAACGGCATCATTGAGACGCCTGGAGATGTCGATGTTTTCAAAATCGCCTTGAAGAAAGATCAGCAGGTCGTGCTCCAAGCCTATGCGCAGAGCCTGGGTTCCCCCCTGGATAGCGTCATCATCATCTACAATGAAAAAGGCGGTAACGTCGGTAGCAATGACGATGGCGGTGGTCGGCGCCGTTTAGATAGCAAGCAGGTCTTCAAAGTGCCTGCCGATGGAAATTACTTCGTGCGTGTTTCCGATCACCTGGAGCGTGGTGGGCCTAACTACGTGTATCGCATCGAGATGGTGGCCAGCCAGCCTGAGCTGACCTTCGCTTCTCCGCACTATTCGGTGAACGATTCCCACTATCGCCAGTTCATCGCCATCCCTCGCGGCGGGCGCATGGCGTTGTTGGAAAACTTCTCCCGCAGCAACGTCGGCGGAGACTTCAAATTTGAAGCGCCCGGGATGCCTCAAGGGGTAAAGCTGCTCACGGATGTGGCTCCGAAGGATCAACCCGGCATGCCGCTGGTCTTTGAAGCTGCGCCTGATGCACCCCTCGGTCATGCCACGGTACCGGTGAAGCTCACCGCCCTGGACCCCAATGTGAAGGTCGTCGGGCAGATGCGTCAGGAGTTCGATGTCGTCCGCCAAGGGAACGTGGTTTACCTCACGGAGTTCCAGGACAAGCTGCCGGTGGCCGTGGTGGAAGAAGCGCCTTATTCCCTCGAGATCGAAAAACCCAAGGTTCCACTCGTTAATGTGGGCTTGCTGAACCTGCGCGTCGTCGCCAAGCGCAAAGAAGGCTTCAAAGCCCCCATCCGTGTGCTCATGGTCTGGAAGCCGAATGGCATCAGCACCCTCGGTGAGCAAACCATTCCTGAAGGGCAAAACGAGTGCACCTTTGTGCTGGATGCCAGTGGTAATGTCCCGGCGGGTACCTGGAACTTTGTGGTCATGGGGGAGGCCGATGCAGGCAATGGCCGTATCTACAACGCCTCACCCTTCTGTGAAGTGACCACCACCCCGGCCTATGTCAATGCCCCCGCCATCCCGCTCGTCGCTGTGGAGCAGGGCCAGGAAACCATCATGGTGGCCAAGATGGAGAATCTGAAGCCCTTCGAAGGTGAAGCGGTGGCTTCCATCGTCGGTGTGCCAGAGACCATCCCGATCGAGACCGCCAAGATCACCAAAGACACCAAGGAAGTGGCCTTCAAAGTGAAGACGACCGACAAATCCCCGGTCGGCAAGCAGGCCAACCTTTTCGTGCGTGTTGAGATCCCTGTTGAAGGCGGCACCACCACCCATCGTGTGGCTCTCGGTTCCACCCTGCGCATTGATGCCCCACGTAAAGTGGTGGCCAAACCGGCTGTGGTCGCTGAGAACAAACCGAAGGAAGCTCCCAAAGCCGCCGCCGCTCCCCCAAAACCCCTGTCCCGTCTGGAACAGCTCCGCATGGAAGCTGCGGGGGGTAAATAA
- a CDS encoding DUF1501 domain-containing protein, translating into MKMHPHCQGNHIDLRVGASRRDFLYVGMMGGLGLTLPNLLRLQASQAIPDVESFKPIADSIIHIYLPGGMAQHESWDPKPFASPDYRGPYTPIKTSIPGEYVGEKFQKIAKIMNKLTVIRSMTHGEAAHERGTHNMFTGYRPSPAIKFPSFGSVISHEQGSRNNLPPYVAVPNVFAPDQGTGYMSSAYGPFALGSDPADKNFTVRDLLTPKDIDDKRFDRRRSLLSTVDEHFRTVEKADSISAMDSFYQSAYGLISSSQAREAFDLNKETAKLRDEYGRNSAGQRFLLARRLVEAGVRMVSVNFGSWDHHSNIKGSFDRQAPEFDMAFARLITDLEERGMLKRTLVLVSSEFGRTPKINGTNGRDHWPRVFSVAMAGGGVKEGYIHGASDALGGEPDRDAVGPEDLAKTMYRLLGINGEKRIMSDGGRPVDIVNGGRIMNELIA; encoded by the coding sequence ATGAAAATGCACCCTCATTGTCAAGGCAATCACATTGATCTCCGTGTCGGAGCCAGTCGTCGCGACTTTCTTTATGTCGGCATGATGGGCGGGCTCGGCTTGACGTTGCCAAATCTGCTTCGTCTCCAGGCTTCTCAGGCCATTCCAGATGTCGAAAGCTTCAAGCCGATCGCGGATTCCATCATCCACATCTACCTGCCAGGTGGGATGGCACAGCATGAGTCGTGGGATCCGAAGCCGTTCGCTTCCCCAGACTATCGTGGCCCTTATACCCCGATCAAGACCTCCATCCCAGGGGAGTATGTGGGCGAGAAGTTCCAGAAGATCGCCAAGATCATGAACAAGCTGACGGTGATCCGCAGCATGACTCACGGTGAGGCAGCTCATGAGCGTGGCACACATAATATGTTCACCGGGTATCGCCCCAGCCCGGCGATCAAGTTCCCTAGCTTCGGTTCCGTGATTTCCCATGAGCAGGGCTCACGCAATAACCTGCCTCCTTATGTGGCGGTGCCCAACGTGTTCGCGCCTGACCAGGGCACCGGCTACATGAGCAGCGCCTACGGGCCTTTCGCTCTGGGGAGTGACCCGGCGGATAAGAACTTCACGGTGCGTGACCTGTTGACGCCGAAAGATATCGACGACAAACGCTTTGACCGTCGCCGCTCCCTGCTGAGCACCGTGGATGAGCACTTCCGCACCGTCGAAAAGGCGGATTCCATCAGTGCCATGGATAGCTTTTATCAGTCCGCCTATGGCCTGATCAGCAGCAGCCAAGCTCGTGAAGCTTTCGACCTGAATAAAGAAACCGCTAAGCTGCGTGATGAATACGGTCGTAACAGCGCCGGTCAGCGTTTCTTGCTCGCCCGCCGTCTGGTGGAAGCTGGCGTGCGCATGGTGTCGGTGAACTTCGGTAGCTGGGACCACCACAGCAATATCAAAGGCTCCTTTGATCGCCAAGCGCCTGAGTTCGACATGGCCTTTGCCCGCCTCATCACCGACCTGGAAGAGCGGGGCATGCTGAAGCGCACCCTGGTGCTCGTCAGTTCTGAATTTGGCCGCACGCCGAAGATCAACGGCACCAATGGCCGTGACCACTGGCCACGTGTCTTCTCCGTGGCGATGGCTGGCGGTGGCGTGAAGGAAGGTTACATCCACGGGGCATCGGATGCCCTCGGTGGTGAGCCTGATCGCGACGCTGTGGGCCCTGAAGATCTCGCTAAGACCATGTATCGTCTCCTCGGCATCAATGGTGAAAAACGCATCATGTCGGATGGCGGTCGCCCCGTGGACATCGTCAATGGTGGCCGCATCATGAATGAGTTGATCGCCTGA